GATGGGGTGGTGTTGAATATGAAGTGAAAAAAATTGACATTTTCCTTTAAAGGTGTGCTATGCATTAATCGCACCACCTTTTCCTGGTTGCTACAATTCTAATAGTTCACTtaaatgtgacaaaacaagcacgtATAGTGtagagtcattgtaccatctaaaccgctgtgaaatatattttccataaccccacccccaaaaaaaatattttcagctgtttgaagctggtgtacaaaacaaagtaaaataaatcaaaaaccaaacttaagaacaggaagcatagaaaaaGTGCACATAGAACACTAcaactttcaatgagaatgacagatctataaaactcacatttctatgtgaatttagtCAGGTTGCCCAAAAAGTGACATACTGCAGCTTTAAAAGGAAAGTAATTTTAGGTTGTAATTACATTGGTTTAAGTCATTACactattgatttttttttaaatcccactTTATAAAGTAATAATTCATGCATAATGTAAAAATGAGCCAAATCTATTACTTTGTGTTCAGCATATTTATAAAATTATCAGCATTTATTACATTATAAATACAATAAGTTATAAAATTAGGAGCCCATTACATTGGCAGTTATTACATTATCAGTTGCTACAGGGTTTAAGAATTTACAATTTTTTCGGAGGTTAATTTAAAAAGAAAACTCGTCTGCTTACCATATTCATAGATACGAACTACTTTAGTGCCCATTGATGATAGGTGAAGTTTTGCTGCAAAATGCAATTTTTTGGGCGGCCCCATCAAATGTACACAGAAATGTGCGTTATAGTTATGTCAGTcttattgaaagcaagtctaagacgcgctagatctgttctatgtgcgccaACTTCATGCTTCCCGTTTTTTCCTTTTGTACTTCAAAACAGCtgaaattacaatatttttggttatggaaaatagatTTCACTGCGGTTTAGGTGGTACAATGACTACACTATACGTGCTTGTTTTGTCAACAAACAGGATATGGTTGAACGATGTCTGCATAGTACATATTCACGAGTCCCAACTCTTGCTCTAGTCTAAAAAAATAACACGCATCGTTACTGCGGTACTATTTTGGAAAGAATACGGAACGTATCGTTAATATCAGCGAGTAGTGAATATAGATACATTACTACACACATTTATAGCGTTAGTATTCCCATACGGCTATATCTCCACGTTACAGCGCTTGTTTACGGAAGATGTCGCCAACTGTGCTTATTAGCCATCTAGCGTGCTCCGAACACCAGCGTGTCAGCTAACAGGAGAGGAAGTGTAGTTCGTCAACTGGAGGCAAGCATTGGATGGATCGGTGCAAAACTGCTACAGTAAGTAGCTctcttttcttcttttttttacgtGTATTTATCTCTGACATTAAAAGACAATGGTATATTCGAAAACTTTTTAGAAAGCGATGGTTATTGACTTTTTTCAAACGTTAAAACAGCGTCGGAATTGTAGTTTACACGGGCGCCAAATGTGGGCGATTGTAATGTGGCTGAAGGGTTTTGAAGAGCTCGTTTGCGCTCAGCTCCTTGTTGGAGTTGATGTAACGCTACTTGGCAACCAGTCCCACTACTCATAATCATACATTCCTGGAAGTTGTATCTAGTCTTGCAATCGTAGAATGACACTTAATATTACAATGCCATAAGAAAATTGGCACCAGATCAAATGCATAGCTGGCCAGTTGTGTTTTGTGCATGATGACGCCTATAATATCCTTGAATTTGATAGATACTTTGTTGCAATCTCCTGACGTGATACAGAACGGACAGTGAGTTACTGAGCTTACTAGATCAGGCAAACTACGTCAAGCAAAAGGCCTATGAATTCTACTGCCTCGATACATTCGTCAATCGGCTGGCTTGAATGCTACACTGTTGCTAGCTAGCAAGTTGACGCAGCTTCTATTTAAAAAAGCGCAACACTCCAGTTTCAGAATTATGTAATAGCTGCCTGGTAAGCAGTATGCGACAGATGACGACTGACTAGTCTCTTACGGTCATCGTAGAAACATATTAGAAATGAATACGTTGAATGTGACAAATGTAATACCTTCATTTTGACCTCGGATGGTTTCCAGAACGGTCTCAGTTCCTTGATTAGTCTCAATGCACCAGATCTGTAATCGTTCTCGTCTAATGTGACATCTATTTTGGGTACAGCGGGCGCCTCGTCGGGTACATGAATGTAGTTGGCCATAATGAAAGGTTCCGATTAAATTGACAAGAAGTTCACTGTAGGCGGCTGCAAATGCGTTTGTATGAACTCTTGCTTGGCTGCGGAGGTTAAAAATCTACTCGCTTCTAGTGCGGCAACGCCTCTCAGAAAATCCCACCCATAAAAATGACCGAATTGCAGTGCATACTGGGAAATTCGTGACTCACCAATCGCCATCAATGGTCTAAAATGTCAGCCATTTTAGTAAGGGAGTAAATCAACCATGGTTCGCCACTGCTGTGATAAGATATTGTGTAAAACAATGAATTTGAACCGTATATGCACTGCATGTTTGTTAGAGCAATGCCAGCCAGTTTTAGAGGAATGAGTCTATCATTTTTTTAAAAATTAACTGCCAATATGCCAGCATTCCATTTaaacaatgcagtcaatccacagccatacactggctgaaatgacattttagtcatttagcagatgctcttatccagagcgacttagtgaGTGTATACATTTACTACTGTTTTTCGTATTGGTTTCCGGTGGGAATCGAACactgcaagcgccatgctctaccaactgagctaaatCAGTTGATGATAGGACTTAGACAAATTCTAAATGCAACAAGTAGGGctactgatattgtattatataATAACACTCACAGCTTTCCAAGAAAACAACATTTAAGACATGTATGTTCTGTTTACATATATTTTGGAGGCTATTTAAACAGAACAAGTGTATAAAAGCTTCATAACTGTATTTATAATTATACAACAATCTTTTGGGGTGACAATATTTTATTACACAATTTCTGATATATTGCATGCCTTTTATTTTCCTGCATAGGTAAAAGCAGGAAATGCATCACCTTtgcctctactgccattcattAAGGCAGCCctggcacctctctgattcagaggggttgggttaaatgcggaagacacatttcaattgattgcattcagttgtacaactgactaggtatcccccatcTCCCTTTCCCTTCTATTTAGACTGGATTGGATTTCTCTCAGACCAAAATGGCTGCCATTTTCACTACATTCTGGAATTTTGAAGGATTATGACATAGAATATAGCCCCTCTAGTAATTTATTAGGATCTCtatgcccactgcccactgtggcaaaaaatatatataaaagtgggatgcatgccagcaaagacactacacaacactaaacaatacattaattgtactataacggtgacaaacggtccCCACAaacggcctacataaagctgtcccaacagcagtcccaacatcttaccactgctacacctggctatcagctgaGCCTTGTCTGGCAACGAAACAGTTCACTCAGCCTCATTAACTtccttttaaaaaaacatagctgatatggctgacttgctgtGGTTtttaatgacaattgagatgtacaaactatggcataaggggacaacaagcggataagaggcaatccgtaattttgattaagacattaatgagcgagccaGGATGGATGTAGTCACCTTcctttagcacttttgaaatgtacagagacagaatttagaacatgggctgttcttacagtgttctcccggTACACCAAGCCAggactgtaggataaataaaggggatgCCCATAAGTAGACAATGAAATCTCTTACAATATTAGATGATTACATTTctttaaaacaggtttttatttttttgaacctttatttaacttatctccttatctcagttcactggtcacgatgggaacacccacccgtagcacacgctccagcaggtgtatctcactgatcatccctaaagccaacacctcatttggccgactttcgttccagttctctgctgcctgtgactggaacgaattgcaaaaatcgctgaaattggagacttttatctccctcaccaactttaaacatctgctatctgagcagctaaccgatcactgcagctgtacatagtccatcggtatatagcccacccaatttacctacctcatccccatactgtttttatatatttacttttctgctcttttgcacaccagtatctctacctgcacatgaccatctgatcatttatcactccagtgttaatctgcaaaattgtaattattcgcctacctcctcatgccttttgcacacaatgtatatagactttaaaaaaaataataccgtgttattgacttgtttattgtttactccatgtgtaactctgtgttgttgtctattcacactgctatgcttcatcttggccaggtcgcagttgcaaatgagaacttgttctcaactagcctacctggttaaataaaggtgaaataaaaaataaaacaactaGTCAAGTCAATTAacaacaaattcatattttcaatgatggcctaggaacagtgggttaactgccttgttcaggggcagaacgacagattttataCCTTGTCacctcagggattcgatcttgcaacctttcggttactagtccaacgctctaactactaggctacgctgccgccccgggGTTATAGGCTActtgtgcaccaccaagtcagaacagtaggggaaattaagaggggtaaatagaccaaattattagggtgaggcacatgggctactaacatcttactacacaacatacacttagtattactttcttagctctggtatacatatctccctggcatattacatcatttatgcagcagcatacaatacatttttggactcaccttttTGTGCTGTGCTcatttgaacaggaaggtggctcggtggtccttcgtgggcaaattttgtcatcaaagtctggcattctctggatttatggttctttcaaaacaactgggaacccggaaaaaacaaggtcgaatccagtgatcttcaggtcgtagctctagaaagaggccagatttataattccgagttggatgaccgttcaaaacgtattttcccagttggAGCTTGTTTATTCCtgacttcccagttgtcttgaactcattgaagtcaagttttcgcagttccgagttaacagttgAAGCACAactcatgcttcattgacagcatggccaatgttgaatgtttatcattttaaacttggaaaagagccatttgggacacacagccactccactgaatagcaggctagtcaTTTCTTTGTAATGCTTGAAGTTAGCCattgtcactgattccttccaaactacTCATTGTTGAATTAGCGATTTCTAACTTATTGTGTAATCTTTCtgtccaatggccaatgagccattatttctcttcacatgacaaggattaaaaaggatttgccagtagattgtttacttgattcatgatgatgactgctagctaagatttcgAAAGTATGATGATGGCATGattagtccaatcaaagctactgtacatataacgtgatttgatgtcattttatctgtgaccaatgactttgagccttcttggacaggcagctctctctctcgctctcgctctctctctctctcggtttcctaggctccggcctttctagggagtttttcctagccacggtgcttctacatctgtattgcttgcaattttgggttttaggctgagtttctgtataagcactttgtaacatctgctgatgtaaaaaggacttAATaattatatttgatttgtttgcCTGAACCTTCTCAGCCTGATGTTATTCACAACATCATAAAGCTCTAAAAGCTTTCATTGCACCACTCACACTCCGATGCTCTATAAATGTCATAGGTTTAATAAAATATGCCAGTTCTGCCAATAATCATATTAAATGTAGCACATTATAATAAGAGTATTCATGATATAGATAAATACAGACAGTAGTGACCAATCATTTGGAGTTAATATAATTAATCAAATTGTATCACCAAAACaatttaaattttttaaaaaaaAGTAGTTGACAAATTGTAAAACTATAGCTAGATAATTTACTTTTACCATCAACGTCATGGTCTTGACCACGAAATTAGAACACGGACAAATATTTTTTTAagcaaaaaaaactttatttttatttttttaaatacttatTTGATTGACAAAAATAGACAAATTATTAAAGTCAGACAAGAACACATACAAAAACCACTGTACATAAAAGTCAGTTGGGACAGACCACATTACTTAAGACGTCAAAaaaacactttttctgttactatgtaatctgagggaatttaatttttttaaattgtcaATTAAATGTCAAAcgttgatttttttgtgtgcattttagctaaccctaaccctaatccaaacCCATGAATAGCCGAGCCGACAAAGTGAACAATCTTTCGCTGTTCCCTCGGGcaccatactactatggctgacgctgtttaaaaacaacacatttcactgcacctatcccgTGTGTGACAATAAAacgtgtttttttttaaatcctcatattcctgctacgttaattctcctaacctggtaCGAAAGTcagggacttttattttgaaacgtCGTCGGCGTTCATGACACCGGAAGTAAACTCTCACGTTGCGGAAGCAAGCGCAAAACAGCTGCAGCACACATGTTGAAGCAAAAGCATCACACAACGACGAAATGGAGTTACAtttgaacaacaacaaaacaagctCACAAGACTTGCTCGCGTGTGGCAACGGAGGAGGTTTGATACTTTTTCCCGTAACTGATTTATCTGAGGAGTTGTTTAGCCTGTTAGCTATCCTAGCTACATGCACAAACTCTTTAACAACATTATgttccagtggaggctgctgaggggaggatggatcaTAATGTTTGGAATGGAAAAACCATGTGTTTTATACAATTCACTCCAttctggccattattatgagccgacCTCCCCCCAGTAGCCTCCACTGTTAGCATGAACACATCAACGTGGTCATATGTAACATTTCGGTGTCCTTGCACATAGGTCTTCATGACAAGCTTCTCCTCAAGTCGAAGGGGCCCAAGGCTGGCAGGTCTTTGCAGACCGAGAGGGTCCCAAGAAGTAGTGGTGAGTTACAAACTATTTCTGGCGTTTGTTTGTAGattggctagcttgctaaataTGTTCAGCAGATTGCTACGTGTGTAGTTACGTACATACAACTGTGTGTCGTGTTTCAGTTCTGGACAGACTGCAGAACTTCCTGCCCCAGATGGCCCAGGCCAATGAGAAGCTCAAGTTGCAGATGGAGCAGGCACCTGAGGGCCACTATGACATAGAGAGGGTGGAGGAATCTGGAAAGGTCATAGAGATGGTGAGTCTAGTGTGGCTGTCTTTTTATAGCGAGGGGAAGTGTGACGCCAGAACACCACGAGCAGCCCTATCTTATTTTGTAGCCTGAACAGCCGCTAGTCTGTCTTTTGATTGTCCCACTCCAAAAGAGAGGTAAACAGCGACCACTAGCGGCtgttcaggctacatgttgtGGAACAACTGAGCAGAGAAAGGGCACTTCTAGTTTTCATCAGCTAAATTCAACTGAGACTGCGATATGACATTGCCACAATCAACAGGTTGAACTGCAGGTACTACAGATGAGTGTGCAATGGTTTTTTTGTAGTTCTGCTGCAACATTATAGCTCCAGGGGCAACAACCATGAAGTTTGGCCTTGTGCTTCGCACTCATGGTTTTTGCGGAAGTCTGCCAGATTCTGCTGTTTACTTTGCACATAGCTGACTCTGTCCTGCAAGTGAGACATTGGGCGCGTTCGAGGTGATCACTTTTTGTGAAGTCGcctttcaaagtgtgttgcattTATCAGGATAAAATTTGTCCGACTTTGTACCTACATGTTGACTGCGTGAACTTTACAAAAATAATGTGATAATGACGTTTTGACTGCAGTCCACTGCAAGTTTCTGCAGTTGCTCTTCACCAACTTCACCCTGCGGCCATTGCCTGCATTGTGGGAGGCTCTATTGTCAACCTATCATTAGGCGGTTTTTGTTTGACCCACGTGAACGTGACCAAAGACGTGACTGGAACAGGAACCAACTTTGCTGCAGTTAGTGCATATGTACAAATTAACGTGATATTTGAGCCTCTCACCAATTTATTGTACAATGTACGCATATATTTTCAGTTTGTGAGTGATGTAGGGGTTGGAGACTTGTTTATTTTGACATAATAAGGAAACATATAGAAACTGTGGTAACACTGCCATGTTGCACtgaaccacatcagtgtctgacttttgGCCTAGCATTCAAATGAGCTCATTATGTTAATGATGACATTGATTCCTTTGTCTCTCTATCAGGATGTGTCGCTGGTGGAGCTCAGTGGTTCGGACAGCGACTCGGACAGAGAGTCTTCACAGGACAACGACGCCAACTCAGACTCTGAGGAGGAGAGCGAGCTCACAGAGGAGAACCTCAAACTGCCTGGCAACAGCCAGATAAAGAAGGTTCATATCCAAGTCCTGGAGAAACAAGAGGATTAGGCTGTCATAGGCCCCTAAAGAGACTACTGGGACAGTTGCAGTGTAGAATATTGACATGCGTTGGTAAAACTAATCAACTGATGTGGGATCCGTTCTCCTTCTCCAAGCCCTTTTCATACCCATTAACCATTCAATAAGACCTGATCGTGGGTCAGTGAGGACATGGTCCTGGAGGGCTAATGGATTATCAGTGTTTCAGTGGGTGGAGACCAGCTGCAGTGAGGGATAAAGGGGACATAGGTGTCTACATAGGGGGGTGTCTGTACTATAAGGGCCAAATATGTGTCAACAAGTGTTTCAGTGCTATTTGAGCCATACTGAGATGGGGACTAAGCATTGAGTGCATTCTCAAGATTGTGAAGTAAGAATATGCCATATCATTTCCTGTTTATCTGATGACCCTAGGATACTTGTAAGGTTAAAGTTCATAGCGGCTTGATGGTATATTGATGGCAGAGAAAGATTTGTATTAAATCCATTTTCAATAGATCATATTGTTTGTGTACATTAAGTATTTAAGCAGAAGTGTTTGACTGAATTTCTCATCTTCAATACCAAATGCTTTTTTATATCTGTCTGCTTTGTGTTATGGATAGGCTTAGTCCCAGCATTCTGTTAAGGTTGGTCACAAGGTTTGTGAGCTATGAAGGTTTTCCCAGATTCATTTTTTCCTGAAACAAAAGCACCAAAACTGTATACTGTGTTTCATAATAAAATGTTCTGAAATCCTAGGTTGTTGTGAATGACACAGCATACACCTACACACATGGTTAAAAGGAAAAATGGAAGTATAGACCATGACAACGGATGAAGAAAGAAATCATGGAGTTTATTCACCATTGTACAACATTTATGTTGGAAGACAAACAATGCTGTATTGGGGCTGGTTTTTGCACAAGGTTTGGGGGAGAAGAGTCTCCCACATCTCCATAGAGACCAGATTTCCCTGCAGTTTTCAAGATGCTCATTAAAATGGCACATACAATGAAAATGTGATCATCTTGAACGTATACGTTGTTAGTGTTAGCCGTTGTATATCAAACAGTCTTTCTAAGGTCGTTTATTTAATACCTTGTTTAAATTAGTATATTATTTACTaaacttaaaggggcaatctgtagttaaTTTACTGTTGGACTTAAattgatatgtacccattgattcttgaatatACCTTAAATGCTTGATAAGCTTAGTTCATCTGTTTAAccccaaatataagcttgtttaacttttttttgtaaacaaagtaaactaTATAGCCTCAACTATAATGTTgatgtcatggatggtcagtccttgcatccatagctctgtctatacatttgagagtagttacatttctccagccccatccctcagtttTCTACCAAAACAGGCAGGTAGGTTGGTGTCCATTATCTAGTGTTGTAACCTACAGTGCTCCTTTTCTGACAGAAATACAATGTCAAAAATATATCCAATTATTCAGTGTTTTTCATTTGTTATAAAATATTTACAAATTACAATTTAACTAAGGGACTTATGGATATCTTCAGAAGTGTGGCACCTAACATTGCTGAGCAGAAATGACCTACAAATCTGAGCCTGCATGCTTGAGCTAAAATGAAacctgtgactgacagagcagGAGGAGATTGCCTGAAGCGCTTGGCTTTTGAAAAGCAAAACGTTCTTTCATGATGAGTGGAGGAACCGAAAACTTAACTCAAAGGAGGGTTGATCCAGTCAAATCCACCTTAGCTCCGGAATACTGAAATCCACCACTGCGTTTGATATGTGCATTCCCCTTTTGTAACTGTGGGGGAAACTGCCTGATATGTCCGTAATGAACAGAATGCTCAAAACTGTAGGCACCTTGAGACGAGGTCGTGGCAGAAGGTAAGCGACCCATCAAAggtctcctctctcacacacctgcTGTTAGCAAAGCAAATGCTGGACTCCTGATTGAGACTGACTGGTGAGTCGTGATCAGGTGGATTGATTGATCAGTCGTTGTTACAGTTTATTAGGAGTGGCTGGCTGCCTTAGTACTCCACAGTCACTGCTTTGGTCCTGAGGTATTCGTTAAGAGCATCCTCTCCTGCCGGGCAGAACAGAAGCACAGTTAAAATCGGTCAAACTCAAATCAAGCATGTTGGGCTCACAAGGCTATTCAAAGCTAGGCCCATTTTCTTTGAACTATGGACTATGTTTCAAGAAAAAGGTAGACAATAGAAAATAAATGGAAATCTATTTATGACAGACCACCAACAAAAATCAGTATATGATATGATCCACATTCCAATATGACAG
This DNA window, taken from Oncorhynchus nerka isolate Pitt River linkage group LG23, Oner_Uvic_2.0, whole genome shotgun sequence, encodes the following:
- the nopchap1 gene encoding uncharacterized protein C12orf45 homolog: MELHLNNNKTSSQDLLACGNGGGLHDKLLLKSKGPKAGRSLQTERVPRSSVLDRLQNFLPQMAQANEKLKLQMEQAPEGHYDIERVEESGKVIEMDVSLVELSGSDSDSDRESSQDNDANSDSEEESELTEENLKLPGNSQIKKVHIQVLEKQED